One stretch of Paenibacillus sp. FSL R5-0341 DNA includes these proteins:
- a CDS encoding AraC family transcriptional regulator, with the protein MSRYRAMIQQSLFYIETHLHEEIGLEEVASEALLSPYHYHRIFRNEVGMTVVDYIRNRRMSLASTALRSTDAGILDISLACGFESQEAFTRAFRKLYGMPPGRFRKLFDLKLFEGRTRGGELQMNQSSTITGWMLTGSHPQNYEMGIDPAEVHQGKASGYLKAVTPMEPNEFATMMQQFRADKYVGKRMKLSGFVKTEHVDAFCGLWMRVDNNVHDVLQFDNMHDRPITGTQPWNQYSIVLDVPEGSAVISFGVILNGKGKVWVDSFRFEEVDLNTPLTHMETEYEMSDEPLNLSFEE; encoded by the coding sequence TTGAGCCGATACCGTGCAATGATTCAGCAAAGTTTATTCTATATTGAAACCCATCTGCATGAGGAGATCGGGCTGGAAGAAGTGGCGTCCGAGGCGTTGTTGTCGCCGTATCACTACCACCGTATTTTCCGTAATGAGGTTGGCATGACCGTGGTGGATTATATCCGCAATCGCCGGATGAGTCTGGCGTCCACGGCCCTGCGATCCACAGATGCTGGCATTCTGGACATCTCCCTGGCTTGTGGATTTGAGAGTCAGGAAGCCTTCACCCGCGCATTCCGCAAATTATATGGCATGCCACCAGGACGTTTTCGCAAATTGTTCGATCTGAAATTATTCGAAGGAAGAACCAGAGGAGGAGAATTACAGATGAATCAATCGTCAACGATTACAGGTTGGATGTTAACCGGGAGTCACCCGCAAAATTATGAGATGGGCATCGATCCTGCCGAAGTGCATCAGGGGAAAGCTTCAGGATATTTGAAGGCAGTTACGCCAATGGAGCCTAACGAGTTCGCAACAATGATGCAACAGTTCAGAGCAGACAAGTATGTGGGCAAGCGGATGAAGTTATCAGGATTTGTGAAGACCGAGCATGTGGATGCGTTCTGCGGATTATGGATGCGTGTGGATAATAACGTCCATGATGTACTTCAATTTGATAACATGCATGATCGGCCAATTACAGGCACGCAGCCATGGAATCAGTATAGTATTGTGCTTGATGTACCGGAGGGCAGCGCAGTCATTTCATTCGGGGTTATTTTGAACGGTAAAGGAAAAGTGTGGGTCGATAGCTTCCGCTTTGAGGAGGTTGATTTGAACACACCACTGACACATATGGAGACAGAGTACGAGATGTCGGACGAGCCGCTCAATCTGTCATTTGAGGAGTAA
- a CDS encoding response regulator transcription factor translates to MNKKVLVVDDESSIVSAIAYALRREGYEVETASDGEEALVKVASFHPQVMILDVMMPRLDGYGVCRRLEDREDIGIILLTVKNDIVDKIVGLEMGADDYMTKPFEIRELLARVKALMRRVEKSSPPQDDSKNQAIVNGTLRIHVAHRTVTVNEEKLDLTPKEFDLLTILMSNPERVYTRDDLLDRVWGMEYAGGTRTVDIHIQRLRKKIGDTDQQKLQTVYGIGYKASAPDTGGAI, encoded by the coding sequence ATGAATAAAAAAGTGCTCGTGGTAGATGACGAATCAAGTATTGTCAGTGCCATTGCTTACGCGCTGCGGCGCGAAGGATATGAAGTAGAGACTGCGAGTGACGGCGAAGAGGCCTTGGTCAAGGTCGCATCGTTTCACCCACAGGTCATGATTCTGGACGTGATGATGCCGAGACTCGATGGATATGGCGTATGCCGCAGGCTGGAGGACCGGGAGGATATCGGCATTATTTTGCTGACCGTCAAAAATGATATCGTAGACAAAATCGTTGGCCTGGAAATGGGCGCCGATGATTACATGACTAAGCCATTTGAGATCCGTGAACTGCTCGCAAGGGTGAAAGCGCTCATGCGCCGTGTTGAGAAAAGCAGTCCACCACAGGATGATTCGAAGAATCAGGCCATCGTGAATGGCACACTGCGTATTCATGTTGCTCACCGCACGGTGACCGTGAATGAGGAGAAGCTGGATCTGACCCCAAAAGAGTTCGACCTGCTGACCATTCTCATGTCCAATCCCGAGCGTGTGTACACACGAGACGATCTGCTGGACCGGGTCTGGGGCATGGAATATGCAGGTGGGACACGGACCGTGGACATTCACATCCAGCGTTTGCGCAAGAAAATCGGGGATACAGATCAGCAAAAATTGCAGACCGTATACGGGATTGGTTACAAAGCATCAGCACCTGATACAGGCGGGGCCATATGA